Proteins encoded in a region of the Salmo trutta chromosome 34, fSalTru1.1, whole genome shotgun sequence genome:
- the LOC115173224 gene encoding gap junction beta-3 protein-like: MDWKTLEALLSGVNKYSTVFGRIWLSVVFVFRVMVFVVAAERVWIDDQKDFDCNTRQPGCANACYDHFFPVSHTRIWALQLIFITCPSFMVVMHVAYREERERKYRITHGENARLYDNTGQKHGGLWWTYLLNLFFKTAIEVAFLYLLHLIYNNFDLPRRVICDLWPCPNQVDCYIGRPTEKRVFTYFMVGASAVCIVLNVCEIFYLIAIRVLKISHRGSLHASSKKRCSEPDWDVCQTPAADYQKGNEADFTTEDKKTSIF; this comes from the coding sequence ATGGACTGGAAGACGTTAGAGGCCCTGCTTAGCGGGGTCAATAAATACTCCACCGTATTCGGACGCATCTGGCTCTCCGTGGTCTTCGTGTTTCGAGTCATGGTCTTCGTCGTGGCCGCAGAACGTGTCTGGATTGACGATCAGAAAGACTTTGACTGCAACACCCGCCAACCCGGCTGCGCCAATGCCTGTTACGACCACTTCTTCCCTGTCTCCCACACCCGGATCTGGGCACTCCAGCTCATCTTCATCACCTGTCCCTCTTTCATGGTCGTGATGCACGTGGCGTACCGCGAAGAACGCGAGCGCAAGTACCGCATCACACACGGTGAGAACGCCCGTCTCTACGACAACACAGGACAGAAGCACGGAGGACTCTGGTGGACATATCTCCTCAACCTCTTCTTCAAGACGGCCATCGAGGTGGCGTTCCTCTACCTCCTGCATCTCATCTACAACAACTTTGACCTGCCGCGACGCGTCATATGCGACCTTTGGCCTTGTCCTAACCAGGTGGATTGCTACATCGGCCGGCCCACGGAGAAGAGGGTGTTCACCTACTTCATGGTAGGGGCGTCGGCTGTGTGTATAGTGCTCAACGTGTGTGAGATCTTTTACCTGATAGCCATCCGGGTGCTGAAGATCAGCCACCGGGGAAGCCTCCATGCCTCCTCCAAGAAGAGGTGCTCTGAGCCGGACTGGGATGTGTGCCAGACACCGGCGGCAGACTACCAGAAGGGCAACGAGGCCGACTTCACCACGGAGGACAAGAAGACATCTATCTTTTAA